One Nostoc sp. CENA543 genomic window, TAATTATTTAGCGTAGTCTACTTATATATATAAGTTTTTTCATAAAATTGGCATCATGCGAACGATAGTAGTTGGTGACATTCATGGTTGCTATGAAGAATTGCTTCACCTATTGACCAAAGTCAAGCTTACAGAGGAAGATTGTTTAATTTCATTAGGTGATATCGTTGATCGCGGTGTTGATTCCGTGAAAGTATACGAATTTCTCAAACAACGTCCTAACACAATTGTGTTGATGGGAAATCATGAACGTAAGCACCTACGTCAGACTCTCTCCTATTCACAGGAAATCGTCAAGTTACAATTTGGCGATCGCTATGTAGAATTTTTAGAATGGGTGAGTCATTTACCCTATTATCATGAAACTGAAAACGCCATTTTCGTTCATGCGGCTGTAGAAGATGGAATACCTCTTCACCAGCAAAAAGAAGAGGTTTTATGTGGCTGTACGGCTGGGGAAAAGCATCTCGAAAAACTCTATGGCAGGACTTACTGGAGTCAGTTGTATACTGGCACAAAACCAGTTATCTTTGGTCATCATGTTGTAGGAAATGAACCATTAATTATCACAGGAAAAATTTACGGTATTGATACTGGAGCCTGTCATGGAGGAAGATTAACTGCATTAATTTTACCAAGTTTTGAAATTGTGCAGATACAAGCCCCTAAAGATTATTGGCACGAAGAGATGATTAAATGGCAATTACCCGTGATGCAGGCTAAACCGTGGGGTAGTTATAAGTGGGATAAAATTCAAGCAATCTGTAATGATTTTAAAACCTCTTCTCATCGAGACGTAGCAGCTTTTATGCGTGAACAGCAAAAGTGGGTGAATCATTTACTCAGTTTTGCTCCTACAATCATTCTGAAAGTAGAAGAAAAACTCACAGAATTAATTGCTATTCATGGTCAAGATAATTTCAAGAAACCAGCTAGTTGTTTAAGCTATGCCACTCTCTTATATAAAGCTAACGCCAGCCATCTTACAGTAGACTTCCTCAAGGAAACATTACCAACACCCGATAAATGGTTGCAGGTAATGAATGATTTGGGGATTAGATATTAAGTAAACACAAACAGCTTCCTAACTTCTTACCTTTTTACTTGCTAAAATTTATTTAATTATGCCTTGCTTAATCAAGAAGGTTTTAATAGTGGCATAAATTTGCTTTTTCTGCACTTTACTAAAACCTCCATGTTCTGCACCTTTAACAGTAAATAATTGATTTATCGTCCCAATCTGACGTAATGCTTGATGTAATCTAACTGCATGACTGTAAGGAACAAAATTATCCTTTTCTCCATGTATAGTCAGAATCGGTGGTAGATTTCGACGCACAAAGTTAATCGGAGAAACATTTCTGGCAATTTCCATTTCTTGTGGGGAATTACGATTACCAAACCACTGCACAGCAAAATACTTTTGATTACGACCAACTAACAAATCATTAACATCCGTAATTCCAGACCAATTAACTATGGCAGCAACTTTTGTTTGTTGACTTTCTGGACAATTTTGGTTAAATTTTTTCACATCAGGCATCATTCCTGTAGTTAATGCTAAATGTCCCCCTGCGGAAAATCCAGTCAAAACAATTTTTTTCGTATCGAAGTTATATTTTGACGCATTACTCATCACCCAATTTAACGCACATACAGCATCTTCCACTGCTGCTGGTGCTAATGCTACATTTGCTAATCTATACTCAATATTAACTACAGAAAATCCCCAATCAAAATAAGGTTTAAAGAATAATTCGTCTTCTTTTTTACCTTTAATCCAACCTCCACCATGAATTACCATTAATGTAGGACGTAAGCCAGATTTTTGATTTTTATAAACATCTAGTGTTAGTTGATTGGAGTTGACTGTTTCGTAGATAATATTACGCTCCAAAGCGTAATTTTTTTGCTGCTTTAATTGTAAAGTAGTATTGGCAAATACTTGTTCCCAATTCAAAAGCGTAATGGCTAGAGAAACAATAGCTGCAATTATATAAAAGTGATAAGATTTTTTTTTGAGCATCATGAAACTAATTCACTTAAGAGAAGATTTTTAGTTATTTTTGAGTCTGTGTTGGGGGCTTTGCTTTTGGTCTTAAAGCACCCTCTTCTATCATTCTTTTTTTGAGAATTTCCATCATAATTTTAGCTCCATGTTCAGTAGGGTGTAGACCATCGTTATATCTAACTCTTGCTTTTCGACCTGTACTATCGGCGGCTATAGGATAAAATTTACCATTGACAGCAAAGACATTCCAATAATCGACAAATTCAATTTTAGAATGGACTGCTGAGACTTTTTTATAAATCCGGTTGAAAATAGGAAAAAATTTATTATATCTAGCCACATTAGATATAGGATGACCTATCCAGTAAACTTTTTTTACAGGATATTCATCCAGCAATTTAGCATATCTTTCTACACGCTCTTCATAAGCTTTTTCCCATTCTGGGGTTAATTCTTCGTGGAACTTTTTATTGGCATCTAAAATATTTTGGTCGTCATTACCACCAAAAATGACTACCATAACATCAGGGTTATTCTGTTGAATAAGTTCTCGTGTGTGTGAATACCAATCATAAAAGTCGATGCGATTTAATCCCGTAGAGATTTTATAAAAAACTTTGATTTGTTCCAATCCATAATCTGATTTTTTAACGTTATTCTCAAATGCAACTCCTAGAAAACCCATAATAGAATCACCCAGAAATAAAAAACGTTTGGCTGGTTCTAGTTGCTTGACAGGCGGACTAGTAAATGATTGTTTTGGACTCGTAGTTGCTGGTTTTTTCTGAATCTTAGTTTCGGTTTTGATATCCGATGCTTTAGCTTGGGCAATTATTTGAGATTTACCGTTGATTTCTTTGATACTGTCCCAAAAATCAGATTCAACTTTACTAAATCCTTCTAATTTAATTTGTTGAGCAGCCTGTTTAATTTCTCTAGGAGCAATTTTACTAGATGCTAAACTCTTAAAAAAGAGAGGTTTATTAACCATAATGAGACAGAGTGAGACTAAACCACAAAGAGTTAAAAACTTTAAGTCTTGCATAACATCAGTAGAAAATAGCTAGAAACCAAAATAAACAAATGGTGGTACAGTATTTGGCCCTAATCTAAACACTGTATAGAGGAGAGTAGATATCAATATTGTTTGTAGAATCAGATTAGATTTTGCCAGGATATTTTGTAAATAGTCACTGAATTTATCTCCATAAAAATTCATAATAAATATGATGATAAATGTTATGTATAATTGCCAAACATTAAATTGCGATCGCATCTCTATATTTGATGACATATTTACCATCTGCCGCAAGAATTTTAAAGACGTTTCCCAGTTAGAAGTATTGAAAAATACCCAACATAAAGTCACGTAACTGAAGGTAAATACACAAGCAAATGAAGGTCTAAATATAGATGTAAATCTTAGAAAATAAAACCGCAACCAACTAATAAATACTTGCTTGTGACTAATCTTAGAGGCAACAATAATATGATGATTTAATGAATCTTGATCAGATGGTTT contains:
- a CDS encoding DUF459 domain-containing protein; the encoded protein is MVNKPLFFKSLASSKIAPREIKQAAQQIKLEGFSKVESDFWDSIKEINGKSQIIAQAKASDIKTETKIQKKPATTSPKQSFTSPPVKQLEPAKRFLFLGDSIMGFLGVAFENNVKKSDYGLEQIKVFYKISTGLNRIDFYDWYSHTRELIQQNNPDVMVVIFGGNDDQNILDANKKFHEELTPEWEKAYEERVERYAKLLDEYPVKKVYWIGHPISNVARYNKFFPIFNRIYKKVSAVHSKIEFVDYWNVFAVNGKFYPIAADSTGRKARVRYNDGLHPTEHGAKIMMEILKKRMIEEGALRPKAKPPTQTQK
- a CDS encoding alpha/beta hydrolase: MMLKKKSYHFYIIAAIVSLAITLLNWEQVFANTTLQLKQQKNYALERNIIYETVNSNQLTLDVYKNQKSGLRPTLMVIHGGGWIKGKKEDELFFKPYFDWGFSVVNIEYRLANVALAPAAVEDAVCALNWVMSNASKYNFDTKKIVLTGFSAGGHLALTTGMMPDVKKFNQNCPESQQTKVAAIVNWSGITDVNDLLVGRNQKYFAVQWFGNRNSPQEMEIARNVSPINFVRRNLPPILTIHGEKDNFVPYSHAVRLHQALRQIGTINQLFTVKGAEHGGFSKVQKKQIYATIKTFLIKQGIIK
- a CDS encoding metallophosphoesterase, translating into MRTIVVGDIHGCYEELLHLLTKVKLTEEDCLISLGDIVDRGVDSVKVYEFLKQRPNTIVLMGNHERKHLRQTLSYSQEIVKLQFGDRYVEFLEWVSHLPYYHETENAIFVHAAVEDGIPLHQQKEEVLCGCTAGEKHLEKLYGRTYWSQLYTGTKPVIFGHHVVGNEPLIITGKIYGIDTGACHGGRLTALILPSFEIVQIQAPKDYWHEEMIKWQLPVMQAKPWGSYKWDKIQAICNDFKTSSHRDVAAFMREQQKWVNHLLSFAPTIILKVEEKLTELIAIHGQDNFKKPASCLSYATLLYKANASHLTVDFLKETLPTPDKWLQVMNDLGIRY